One Salvelinus fontinalis isolate EN_2023a chromosome 27, ASM2944872v1, whole genome shotgun sequence genomic region harbors:
- the LOC129825474 gene encoding centrosomal protein of 128 kDa-like, translating into MCKYVVCVFIHSFISIFLFLRSESWRITQSTCRLQRQDSVSPHVEKCLQEIEREMSSERQSMSARRPEQCGNMSDKLQEALSSDLASREQQQLRMLEQLKETQGHSEAERAHALIRVLWRGPMP; encoded by the exons ATGTGCAaatatgttgtgtgtgtattcattcattcattcatttctaTTTTTCTCTTTCTAAGGTCTGAGTCATGGAGAATCACTCAAAGCACCTGTCGACTTCAGAGACAGGACTCA GTGTCGCCTCATGTGGAGAAGTGTCTGCAggagattgagagggagatgAGTTCGGAGCGACAGAGCATGTCAGCGAGACGACCAGAACAGTGTGGGAACATGTCTGACAAACTGCAGGAG gcATTATCATCAGACCTGGCGAGTCGCGAGCAGCAGCAGTTGAGGATGTTGGAGCAGTTGAAGGAGACCCAGGGTCATTCGGAGGCGGAGAGAGCCCATGCCCTGATCAGGGTACTGTGGAGAGGGCCCATGCCCTGA